In a single window of the uncultured Dysgonomonas sp. genome:
- a CDS encoding glycoside hydrolase domain-containing protein: protein MKIRKIYYLIVILSVISVANINFTLAQKKSEYVNLFIGTAGDNGQVDPAACVPYGMVRICPDSDPRTHVGYDYDVTKISGFSINRISGIGCSGAGGNLSVRPALKKERLNINKETETARPGYYSVVLDNGVKTEFTATNNIAFERFYYPSDKEANLTLNVGASFTKVLDAKYEVVSDTEIEGYIHAGNTCDHGAFKLYFYLTTNKAFSLISESEYDTELLFKNTDGKPVELRIAISPIDITTAKEENVIAGKLTFDKAKKQAADKWEDILSRVGVKGGSTEDKTLFYTSIYRTFLSPANTTSWDNKFLGTDGNIYPKEDFTYYSSWSMWDTYRTKFPLITLLDAKSMHDIANSLCKLYVYGKKDWATKFESTPTVRTEHTIAVLLDAYKKGVPNIHLEEAYSGIKKEMDNLPANRPDQTLESCIDWWAMAQIAEILGRTDDAEYYNEKAKNTFIQTWNKEFKDIDDSYMKMRNSGLYQGTRWQYRWALPQYLDEMIESVGGKEKLEGQLDYFFANNLFNQGNEVGIHTPYIFNRLGQYAKSQKAVRRIIKEDLNHLYGGNAEYPVPYYGKPFKVEPKGFMPEMDEDDGTMSAWYVFSSIGLFPLVIGEPWYEITSPFYDSVVIHLDNGKKLNIRVKNRKSPADIIRQATFNGNIIPDLRISHNDIVKGGTLELEY, encoded by the coding sequence ATGAAAATAAGAAAGATTTATTATTTGATTGTAATTCTGTCGGTAATATCTGTTGCCAATATCAATTTCACTCTTGCTCAAAAGAAAAGTGAATATGTAAACCTTTTTATCGGAACAGCAGGGGATAATGGTCAGGTTGATCCTGCCGCGTGCGTTCCTTACGGTATGGTGCGTATCTGCCCCGATTCCGACCCGAGGACGCATGTCGGTTATGATTATGATGTAACTAAAATATCAGGGTTCTCTATCAATCGTATTTCAGGAATAGGATGTAGTGGAGCGGGTGGAAACTTAAGTGTACGGCCCGCCCTGAAAAAAGAAAGATTGAATATAAATAAGGAGACAGAAACTGCTAGACCCGGTTACTATTCCGTGGTCTTGGATAATGGGGTGAAAACTGAATTCACAGCAACTAACAATATAGCTTTCGAACGGTTTTATTATCCATCAGACAAAGAGGCAAATCTGACATTGAATGTCGGAGCTTCTTTTACCAAGGTATTGGATGCGAAATATGAGGTTGTTTCTGATACCGAGATAGAAGGCTATATTCATGCCGGAAACACATGCGATCATGGTGCGTTTAAACTCTATTTTTATTTAACCACTAACAAGGCATTTAGCTTAATCTCAGAAAGTGAATATGATACTGAATTACTATTCAAGAACACAGACGGCAAACCTGTAGAACTGCGAATTGCCATATCGCCGATAGATATTACCACTGCAAAAGAAGAAAATGTCATAGCAGGTAAGCTCACTTTTGATAAAGCAAAGAAACAGGCTGCCGATAAATGGGAAGATATCTTGTCGCGAGTGGGTGTGAAGGGTGGGAGTACTGAGGATAAGACCTTGTTCTATACTTCTATTTACCGGACATTCCTTAGCCCGGCTAACACTACTTCGTGGGATAATAAATTCTTAGGTACCGATGGCAATATATACCCGAAAGAAGATTTTACGTATTACAGTTCGTGGTCTATGTGGGATACATACCGTACAAAATTTCCCTTAATAACATTGCTGGATGCGAAGTCGATGCATGATATTGCAAACTCTTTATGTAAGCTCTATGTTTATGGAAAAAAGGATTGGGCGACGAAATTTGAATCAACGCCGACTGTACGTACCGAGCATACAATCGCAGTCTTATTGGATGCTTACAAGAAAGGTGTACCCAATATTCATTTGGAAGAAGCATATAGCGGCATAAAAAAGGAAATGGATAATCTTCCGGCCAATCGTCCCGATCAAACCCTCGAAAGTTGTATTGACTGGTGGGCAATGGCACAGATAGCCGAAATATTGGGGAGGACTGATGATGCAGAATATTATAACGAAAAAGCAAAAAATACATTTATACAGACATGGAATAAGGAATTTAAAGACATTGACGATTCTTATATGAAAATGCGCAATAGCGGTCTATATCAGGGAACACGCTGGCAATACCGCTGGGCACTGCCACAGTATCTGGATGAAATGATAGAGAGTGTAGGAGGCAAAGAAAAACTAGAAGGACAGCTCGATTATTTCTTTGCTAATAACCTATTCAATCAGGGTAATGAAGTCGGGATACATACTCCTTATATCTTCAATAGATTAGGGCAATATGCAAAGTCTCAGAAAGCTGTCCGACGGATAATAAAAGAAGACCTGAACCATCTTTATGGGGGAAATGCCGAATATCCCGTTCCATATTATGGCAAGCCGTTTAAGGTTGAACCTAAAGGGTTTATGCCCGAGATGGATGAAGATGATGGAACAATGAGTGCATGGTATGTATTTTCATCTATTGGTCTTTTCCCTCTCGTAATAGGGGAGCCCTGGTACGAAATCACATCACCGTTCTATGACTCGGTAGTTATCCATCTGGATAATGGTAAAAAATTGAACATCAGAGTAAAGAATCGTAAATCGCCTGCGGATATAATCAGACAAGCGACATTTAACGGGAATATTATACCGGATCTCAGAATCAGCCACAATGACATTGTCAAAGGCGGTACTCTGGAACTGGAGTATTAA
- the rplS gene encoding 50S ribosomal protein L19 produces the protein MDLIKVAEEAFATGKEHPKFKSGDTVTVAYRIKEGNKERVQQYRGVVIKIAGHGEKKRFTVRKMSDNVGVERIFPLESPFIDSITVNKIGKVRRAKLYYLRGLTGKKARIKEKRVAKQA, from the coding sequence ATGGATTTAATTAAAGTTGCTGAAGAAGCATTTGCTACAGGAAAAGAGCATCCTAAATTTAAAAGCGGGGATACAGTGACCGTTGCCTACCGTATTAAAGAGGGTAACAAAGAACGTGTTCAGCAGTATCGCGGGGTAGTTATCAAAATTGCAGGACATGGTGAGAAAAAACGTTTCACAGTTCGCAAGATGTCTGATAACGTTGGTGTAGAAAGAATTTTCCCTCTCGAATCTCCATTTATTGACAGCATCACTGTAAATAAAATTGGTAAAGTTCGTCGTGCTAAATTGTATTACCTACGTGGTCTTACAGGTAAAAAAGCCAGAATCAAAGAAAAAAGAGTTGCAAAGCAAGCTTAA
- a CDS encoding winged helix-turn-helix domain-containing protein, producing the protein MTKNDIGMKAGNIFLLLLEKGKMSIREIGDFTHDKDRIIFLALGWLLRENKVRLLDRNGLLCVEINNPVAESVIDNLYNRG; encoded by the coding sequence ATGACAAAAAATGATATTGGAATGAAAGCCGGCAATATCTTCTTATTGCTATTAGAAAAAGGGAAAATGTCGATCCGGGAAATTGGTGATTTTACTCATGATAAGGATAGGATAATATTTTTGGCATTGGGCTGGTTGCTGAGGGAAAATAAGGTTCGTCTTCTGGACAGGAACGGATTATTATGTGTAGAAATAAATAACCCTGTAGCCGAATCTGTCATTGATAACCTTTACAATAGGGGATAG
- a CDS encoding M15 family metallopeptidase: MRNLISTRMKRRMTNRIIYLLLFLCPLWLSVQGQRSVSVLERYLQTKELVNIHTLDTSIRADLKYATTDNFTKTILYDTLFNVYMHPVAAAKLVKAQKYLKALHPGLSLLVYDAVRPLSVQKKMYKVVQNTKYAAYVANPTRTGLHNYGMAVDLTICDKNGKPLDMGTPFDFFGRAAGINKETELIEQGVLTRQQVENRKLLRKVMTQAGFLTIRGEWWHFNAVSLTEAKQLYNIIE; encoded by the coding sequence ATGAGGAATTTGATTTCGACGAGGATGAAGAGGAGGATGACGAATAGGATAATATATCTCCTTTTATTTCTTTGCCCGTTATGGCTTTCCGTACAAGGGCAAAGGAGTGTTTCCGTTCTCGAAAGATATTTACAGACAAAAGAACTTGTAAATATTCACACGTTGGATACTTCAATCCGTGCGGACCTGAAGTATGCGACAACAGATAACTTTACAAAAACAATTCTTTACGATACCTTGTTTAATGTGTATATGCATCCCGTTGCGGCAGCCAAATTGGTTAAAGCGCAGAAGTACCTGAAGGCGCTTCATCCCGGTTTAAGCCTATTGGTTTATGATGCCGTCCGCCCATTGAGCGTACAGAAGAAAATGTACAAGGTAGTACAAAATACGAAGTATGCTGCTTATGTGGCGAATCCCACCCGCACAGGATTGCATAACTACGGAATGGCTGTAGACCTGACTATCTGCGACAAAAATGGTAAACCGCTGGATATGGGAACTCCTTTCGACTTTTTTGGGCGTGCTGCCGGAATAAACAAAGAGACGGAGTTGATAGAACAGGGGGTATTAACCAGGCAACAGGTAGAAAACAGAAAGTTGCTGCGTAAGGTAATGACACAAGCGGGTTTTCTGACTATAAGGGGCGAGTGGTGGCATTTTAATGCTGTATCGCTGACCGAAGCTAAACAATTGTACAACATAATAGAATAG
- a CDS encoding glycoside hydrolase family 3 N-terminal domain-containing protein, with amino-acid sequence MNIRYITALAVSFTVFCSFGPVTENKKKTPTLYKTADSVKMSRWVDSVYNQMSPEERIGQLFMPVVAGDNTDANKRRMLSLVNDQHVGGILFSKGTPVDQAELTNQAQGSAKVPLMISLDGEWGLSMRLSNTIRFPRNMMLGAIQNDSLLYYYGLEVARQCKLMGIHVNFAPALDVNSNPANPVIGNRSFGEEPDNVSRLGVMYAKGLEAGGVMAVAKHFPGHGDTSTDSHKVLPLIAHDKDRLEDVEFKPFREYIQNGLSGMMIAHLNIPALDDKKQPSSLSESIVTGLLQDELGFSGLIFTDGLQMKGVSGEENYCVRALQAGNDILVGPLNPVKDYESVKKAVEDKILSEELIAVKCKKVLAYKYILGVKDIKPIDTNGLLQHLNTSHGEWINRELHKSAVTLLKDDQKIIPLKELDKRKIAAISIGERADNTFHNTLKLYADVTCFSVANGDELLKLKDKLASFTTLIMSVYNNRGNSNAAIQSVGQGKETIMAFFIVPYRMSSYAASVKAADGVILAYENSDLAQDYTAQAIFGGNRVNGKIPVTVKGLFKEGKGIDIKKTRLSYDMPEAAGISSGRFNKIDTIVQEGIKAEAYPGCQVLIAKDGIVIYNRSFGSFEYNGNRKVTNDDIYDLASMTKATATVPAIMKLYDESKIKLSTPISTYVPVLKGTDKSQITIRQALLHETGLTSFIPYYMDAIDKSSYDGKLFNRSRTSLYSALFDSNTWARTDYKYKSNLVSTTEKAGFVPLADGLFINEAYNDTIIAAIASSKLRPRKTYLYSCLNFMLLKEVVEKVSKEDLNSFVQDNFFSKLGSVTSTYTPLKKFDKGRIVPTEQDDFLRKQLIQGYVHDEGAAFMGGVSGNAGLFSNANDLAKLYQMWLNKGEYGGEEYLSEKTWQLFTKTKSATSRRGLGFDKPEMRTNKSGPTSASAPASVYGHTGFTGTCFWIDPDNDLIFIFLSNRINDKRTHKQLMNMNIRQRIQEEMYRATRKGGSLSELTESTNINTNTNIDTDDDDQTDAE; translated from the coding sequence ATGAATATCAGATATATAACAGCACTGGCTGTATCATTTACAGTTTTTTGCTCATTCGGACCAGTCACCGAAAATAAAAAAAAGACCCCGACACTCTACAAAACAGCGGACTCTGTAAAGATGAGCAGATGGGTCGACTCGGTATATAATCAAATGTCGCCGGAAGAACGTATAGGGCAATTGTTTATGCCTGTCGTAGCAGGCGATAATACAGATGCTAACAAAAGAAGGATGCTCTCATTGGTCAACGATCAGCATGTAGGAGGTATCCTCTTTTCGAAAGGTACTCCTGTCGATCAGGCGGAACTGACCAATCAAGCACAAGGTAGCGCAAAAGTTCCCCTTATGATTTCTCTCGACGGAGAATGGGGGTTATCCATGCGCTTATCCAATACGATCCGTTTCCCACGGAATATGATGCTGGGTGCCATACAAAACGATTCCCTGCTTTATTATTACGGGCTGGAAGTTGCCCGCCAGTGTAAACTGATGGGAATCCATGTGAATTTCGCCCCTGCATTGGATGTGAACAGTAATCCGGCAAATCCGGTTATAGGTAATCGTTCATTCGGCGAAGAACCTGATAATGTGTCCAGGCTGGGAGTAATGTACGCTAAAGGATTAGAGGCCGGAGGAGTGATGGCTGTAGCGAAACATTTTCCGGGACATGGTGATACCTCCACCGATTCTCATAAAGTGCTACCATTGATAGCGCATGACAAAGATCGACTGGAAGATGTAGAATTTAAGCCGTTCAGGGAGTATATACAAAACGGCCTTTCGGGAATGATGATTGCCCACCTGAATATTCCGGCTTTGGACGATAAAAAACAGCCGAGTTCTTTGTCGGAATCGATAGTTACCGGCCTGCTTCAGGATGAACTCGGTTTTTCCGGACTAATATTTACCGACGGGCTACAGATGAAAGGGGTTTCCGGCGAAGAAAATTACTGTGTAAGGGCATTGCAGGCAGGAAATGATATATTAGTAGGGCCGCTGAACCCTGTAAAAGATTATGAGTCTGTAAAAAAAGCCGTGGAAGATAAAATTCTCAGTGAGGAATTAATAGCAGTCAAGTGTAAAAAGGTTCTGGCCTATAAATATATTCTGGGTGTGAAAGATATCAAGCCTATAGATACAAACGGACTGTTACAACATCTGAATACATCCCATGGCGAATGGATCAACAGGGAGTTGCACAAGAGTGCTGTTACGTTATTGAAAGATGATCAGAAGATCATCCCTCTAAAAGAACTGGATAAGCGAAAGATTGCCGCTATTTCTATTGGAGAACGGGCGGATAATACCTTTCACAATACATTGAAGCTATACGCGGATGTAACTTGTTTTAGTGTAGCCAATGGTGACGAGTTATTAAAGCTGAAAGATAAATTAGCATCATTCACTACGCTTATCATGTCTGTTTATAATAACAGGGGGAATTCGAATGCTGCGATTCAGTCTGTTGGCCAGGGAAAAGAGACAATTATGGCATTCTTTATTGTTCCCTATCGTATGTCTTCTTATGCTGCGTCTGTCAAAGCTGCCGATGGAGTTATCCTTGCTTATGAAAACTCTGATCTGGCACAGGATTATACTGCCCAGGCGATATTTGGGGGCAATAGAGTAAATGGTAAAATACCTGTAACAGTAAAAGGCCTGTTTAAAGAAGGGAAAGGTATCGATATAAAAAAGACAAGGTTGAGTTATGACATGCCAGAAGCAGCCGGAATCTCTTCCGGACGGTTTAATAAAATAGATACAATAGTACAGGAAGGAATAAAGGCAGAGGCCTACCCCGGTTGTCAGGTATTGATAGCCAAAGACGGCATCGTGATATATAACCGTTCGTTCGGTTCGTTCGAATATAACGGAAACCGTAAAGTGACAAATGATGATATTTACGATTTGGCATCTATGACCAAGGCTACTGCTACAGTGCCCGCTATTATGAAGTTGTATGACGAATCGAAGATAAAACTGAGTACGCCGATCAGCACCTATGTGCCTGTGCTGAAGGGGACGGATAAGTCACAGATAACCATTCGTCAGGCGTTGTTGCATGAGACAGGTCTTACATCTTTCATTCCGTACTATATGGATGCCATTGATAAATCGAGCTATGACGGAAAGTTGTTTAACAGGAGCCGCACGAGCCTTTATTCTGCGTTATTCGATTCCAATACATGGGCGCGTACAGATTATAAATATAAATCTAATTTAGTATCCACAACAGAAAAAGCAGGTTTTGTCCCTCTGGCAGACGGATTGTTTATAAATGAGGCCTATAACGATACGATTATAGCGGCTATAGCTAGTTCTAAGTTAAGGCCGAGGAAAACCTATTTGTATAGCTGCCTCAATTTTATGTTATTGAAAGAAGTGGTGGAAAAAGTGTCGAAGGAAGATTTGAATTCTTTTGTACAGGATAATTTCTTTAGCAAATTGGGATCTGTTACATCGACTTATACCCCTCTCAAGAAATTCGACAAAGGCCGTATTGTACCTACCGAACAGGATGATTTTCTTCGTAAGCAGTTAATTCAGGGATATGTGCATGATGAGGGAGCTGCTTTTATGGGTGGTGTTTCGGGAAATGCAGGGCTGTTTTCCAATGCAAATGATCTGGCTAAATTATATCAGATGTGGCTTAATAAAGGGGAATATGGCGGAGAGGAATATTTGTCGGAAAAAACCTGGCAGCTTTTCACGAAGACTAAAAGTGCGACTTCGCGCCGGGGATTGGGCTTTGATAAGCCGGAAATGCGAACCAATAAATCCGGTCCTACATCGGCAAGCGCGCCGGCAAGTGTATACGGCCATACGGGATTCACAGGAACTTGTTTCTGGATAGACCCCGATAATGATTTAATTTTCATATTTTTGTCTAACAGAATAAATGACAAGCGTACACATAAACAGCTTATGAACATGAATATCCGCCAACGCATACAGGAGGAAATGTATAGGGCTACAAGGAAAGGTGGAAGTTTGTCTGAGCTGACAGAATCAACTAACATAAATACTAATACTAATATTGACACTGATGACGACGACCAAACTGACGCTGAATGA
- the hisS gene encoding histidine--tRNA ligase produces the protein MSQPSIPKGTRDFSPEEMAKRNYIFNTIREVFKLYGFRQIETPAMENLSTLLGKYGEEGDKLLFKILNSGDFLKDISDEELSERNVNRLATKLSEKGLRYDLTVPFARYVVMHRNEITFPFRRYQIQPVWRADRPQKGRYREFFQCDADIIGSDSLINEVELIQIIDEVFNRFGIRVCIKLNNRKILSGIAEIIGESDKITDITVAIDKLDKIGLEKVNEELASKGIPLKAIEQLQPIILLQGSNEEKLDTLKTVLKDSDTGIKGVEELGFILDRLKIIGIRSELDLDLTLARGLNYYTGAIIEVKALDVQMGSITGGGRYDNLTGIFGLPGVSGVGFSFGADRIFDVLNQLDLYPKDSIQNTQVLFVNFGEKEETYILPIITKMRQANISTEIYPEQSKMKKQMSYADSNKIPYVAIIGENEMNEGKIMLKNMATGEQNLLSLEECILSISRI, from the coding sequence ATGTCACAACCTTCTATCCCGAAAGGAACAAGAGATTTTTCGCCGGAAGAAATGGCGAAACGCAACTATATTTTTAATACTATCCGCGAAGTGTTTAAACTGTATGGTTTCCGTCAGATAGAAACTCCTGCCATGGAGAACCTGTCTACATTGCTAGGTAAATATGGGGAAGAAGGCGACAAACTACTGTTTAAGATCCTCAACTCAGGCGATTTCCTGAAAGATATTTCTGATGAAGAACTGTCGGAAAGAAATGTAAACCGTCTTGCAACCAAGCTGAGCGAGAAAGGGCTTCGTTACGATCTCACAGTGCCCTTTGCCCGCTATGTGGTTATGCACAGAAACGAGATAACTTTTCCTTTCAGACGTTACCAGATACAACCTGTATGGCGTGCCGACCGGCCCCAAAAAGGACGTTATCGCGAGTTTTTCCAGTGCGATGCCGATATTATCGGTTCAGATTCGCTTATCAATGAAGTGGAACTGATACAGATCATAGATGAAGTATTCAACCGCTTTGGTATCAGGGTATGCATAAAGTTGAACAACCGCAAAATACTATCGGGCATAGCCGAAATTATAGGTGAGTCGGATAAAATTACAGACATTACGGTTGCCATAGATAAACTGGACAAAATCGGGCTGGAAAAGGTAAATGAAGAACTGGCTTCGAAAGGCATTCCTCTGAAAGCCATTGAACAGCTTCAGCCGATTATCTTGCTACAGGGTAGTAATGAAGAAAAACTGGACACACTAAAAACAGTACTTAAAGACTCTGATACAGGAATAAAGGGTGTTGAAGAGCTAGGCTTTATTCTAGACAGGCTAAAAATTATAGGCATCCGTTCCGAACTGGACTTGGATTTAACCCTTGCCCGCGGATTAAACTATTATACAGGAGCGATTATTGAAGTAAAAGCACTGGATGTACAAATGGGAAGCATAACAGGCGGAGGGCGTTACGATAATCTGACCGGAATATTCGGATTACCCGGTGTATCCGGTGTAGGCTTCTCTTTCGGAGCAGATCGTATCTTCGATGTATTGAACCAATTGGATTTGTATCCGAAAGATTCGATTCAGAATACGCAGGTACTGTTTGTTAACTTCGGAGAAAAGGAGGAAACATATATATTACCTATAATCACCAAAATGCGTCAGGCAAATATATCCACCGAAATTTATCCGGAACAGTCAAAAATGAAAAAACAAATGTCATATGCCGATTCCAATAAGATTCCTTATGTTGCCATTATTGGGGAAAACGAAATGAACGAAGGTAAAATAATGCTCAAAAATATGGCGACCGGAGAGCAAAATTTATTGAGCCTAGAGGAATGTATATTAAGTATATCCCGGATATAA
- a CDS encoding helix-turn-helix transcriptional regulator, translating to MTIPTPNIEKALTEYENSQQNYILPLEKDDSFKVHYIDNDKEFTIGIPGENSIIFVMKGKILVQKDISEHKLFDDNSMFFISKVFGPYKSITKESTIYIELKSDNLLPFIDQVLLNQIVSLYAPDPIELNKLLIKKTLRYFLSGIIYYRRNKIFSKYVYDIKKKEFVFLMRTLYDKQTLAAFFSPVLLSQNHFRIGVLTNYTHNSTVKSLAKNCFMTTKTFTRKFKSEFGTTPHKWIVLQKVKGLEYYLAHQTVSIDKVLSEFHFSNMAELLQFCDKHNLKTKLLSK from the coding sequence ATGACTATACCAACTCCTAATATAGAAAAAGCCTTGACCGAATATGAGAATTCTCAACAGAACTATATTTTACCTTTAGAAAAAGATGATTCATTTAAGGTACATTATATAGATAATGACAAAGAATTTACAATAGGTATACCTGGCGAAAACAGCATCATCTTTGTGATGAAAGGCAAAATACTCGTTCAGAAAGACATTTCTGAGCATAAGTTATTCGATGATAATAGTATGTTTTTTATATCTAAGGTATTCGGTCCATATAAAAGTATTACTAAAGAAAGTACCATATATATAGAATTAAAGTCTGATAACCTTCTCCCGTTTATCGATCAGGTTTTGCTGAATCAGATCGTGTCACTATACGCCCCAGACCCGATAGAGCTCAATAAATTACTCATAAAAAAAACTTTACGCTATTTCTTGTCGGGAATTATCTATTACAGACGAAATAAGATATTTTCAAAATATGTATATGACATCAAGAAAAAAGAGTTTGTCTTCCTGATGCGTACATTATATGACAAACAGACTCTTGCGGCTTTCTTCTCCCCGGTACTACTTAGCCAAAATCATTTCAGGATAGGTGTGCTAACTAATTACACACATAACAGTACGGTGAAAAGCCTGGCTAAGAACTGCTTTATGACCACCAAAACCTTTACGAGAAAATTTAAGTCTGAATTCGGGACTACTCCTCATAAATGGATTGTGCTTCAGAAAGTGAAAGGACTGGAATATTACCTGGCCCATCAAACCGTGTCGATAGACAAAGTCCTGTCTGAATTCCATTTCTCCAACATGGCCGAACTTCTCCAGTTCTGCGACAAACACAACCTAAAGACTAAATTATTAAGCAAATAG
- a CDS encoding fimbrial protein yields MNSKKLFLFAIIIALFTVSCDKIEESDAPVVVAGQKASISLQISGTSQTKASGNPTQEDKVLKLDAFVFNADGTLEAIKSLTSQNNSITKLDNIAVTSGAKKVFVLANYAGDVSAIKTLTELQKITSDLKNEKENGQLTMSTDMIEISVLPGKNYLGYSTSPSDGTSLEPHTFVLSRLAARVKIEDMQWQSSEYTFEEPTAFILNAVRNYNVSSPSLSSLPVDYYQGFSGNGDLYPSTSTILSGAENFLTSPASNNNTYFYLYENQPVDGKIYPTMIVLRARVKQSNKYISNVPGRVDANGYTYFPVIINLEGTNSSVSGGGSNSHQYVKRNNTYNIKTVVKGLGTSNPFSSEAPSSLNVQITVAPWALTISQTRIFE; encoded by the coding sequence ATGAATTCAAAAAAACTATTTCTATTTGCAATTATTATTGCACTTTTCACTGTGTCATGCGATAAAATAGAAGAAAGCGATGCACCTGTTGTAGTAGCAGGCCAAAAAGCTAGCATAAGTTTACAAATTTCAGGAACATCACAAACTAAGGCCTCAGGCAATCCTACTCAAGAAGATAAAGTACTCAAACTAGATGCATTTGTTTTTAATGCTGACGGTACACTAGAAGCTATAAAAAGCCTTACAAGCCAAAACAACAGTATAACTAAACTGGACAACATCGCTGTAACCAGCGGGGCTAAAAAAGTATTCGTTCTGGCAAACTATGCAGGAGATGTATCAGCAATAAAGACTCTTACTGAGTTGCAAAAAATCACATCGGATCTCAAAAATGAAAAAGAAAACGGACAACTGACAATGTCGACAGATATGATCGAAATCTCTGTTCTTCCGGGCAAGAATTATCTAGGCTACTCTACAAGTCCGTCCGATGGTACTTCTCTGGAGCCTCACACTTTCGTTCTTAGCAGATTAGCAGCAAGAGTAAAAATAGAAGATATGCAATGGCAAAGCTCTGAATATACATTTGAGGAACCAACAGCTTTCATCCTGAATGCAGTGCGAAACTATAATGTTAGCAGTCCTTCATTATCTTCTCTACCTGTTGATTATTACCAGGGATTTTCCGGAAATGGAGATTTGTATCCTTCAACAAGCACAATATTGTCTGGCGCAGAGAACTTCTTAACTTCTCCTGCATCTAACAATAACACATACTTCTATCTTTATGAGAATCAACCTGTGGATGGCAAGATATACCCTACAATGATCGTATTGAGAGCTAGAGTTAAACAAAGCAACAAATACATCAGTAATGTACCTGGACGTGTCGATGCTAACGGCTACACATACTTCCCTGTAATTATAAACTTGGAAGGAACTAACTCTTCTGTATCAGGTGGAGGTTCTAACAGTCACCAATATGTAAAACGAAACAATACATATAACATCAAGACTGTTGTAAAAGGTTTAGGAACAAGTAATCCTTTCAGCTCTGAA